A stretch of DNA from Thunnus thynnus chromosome 16, fThuThy2.1, whole genome shotgun sequence:
GTGATTGACATGTTCCCCTAATTTCTGTAATtctatagactaaacaattactCAATCATAAAAATTATCAACAGTTTATTCTTTATTGCAgacctgtttttattcactgacCCCCCTGCCACCCTACTTGGTCCAACTCAGGCTATTTCATCTGGGAAACAAATACTATTAAACACAAGTAAGAACACATAGAATATTCTCATCCTAATTCTCTGATGCTAAAATATCTATCCTTTATATGATAGTATATTCTTACATTATATTTCAGTACTTATAACAAGCCTACCTGGTGTTTCAGTGGTTAAGGATACTGGTGATGCTTCATCTCTGTGTCGTGCCATAAAGGATTGTGTGGATGTGGAGGTCATCCTTCTATGAGACTCGACAGGTTTGAACAGGGTGGAAGTGTCGGCTCTTTCAGGCCGCCGCGGTCCCATTGGCTCTCTGATCTCGTACCACTCTGGTGGACTACACAGACCGACACCTTCGTCTGGACTGGTGGTAGCCGAGGAGGAGTGTCTGAGAGGGACAAACTCTTTTCTCGGTAGCCCCGGACCAGCATTATTAGCATGACTGGAGGAAACAGCAGTGGCAACACTGTGATCAGTAGTTTTGGGTGAAAGAGTGAGATGAACATGAGAGATGTGACCCGTCCTTGCTTGGGATTCAACGGTGGGCAAGACTGTGGCCTGTTCAGCTCCGACACCAGAAACAGAGCTGTCCTGGATCGATAACTCATCATCCTGCTTGAAAGATGGTGTGTTGTCGTCTCTGACGTTCACATCCTCTCTATCTAAACCCTGCAAGGACGGGGGAGGTTCTTCATACTGGCCTCCCACAGCGTCCTGTCTCCTCTGATTCCCTGGTGCTGACTGAGGGatcaggttttgttttctggtGTAGAGACTACTGCTTGGTTCAAACACTGAAGCTGGCACCCTGGTTGTCTTATCTGCTTCATCCAGAGTAGGGGGAAACTTCCTGTCGGCAGGGTGTTCGACTGTTTCTGTAGAGAGCTCGTTCAGATGGAGAGGATCTGGGGCTGGACTGAGGGGAGGTACAGGGGACGCGGAGGAAGACGGGGAGGTGGAGCGCCTTCGGGTGGCAATAGTGATGGATGTGAGGGCCTGAGCATTTGTCCTTGGCAGAGTTACCCCTTCTCTGGCAGCAATCTCACGTACACGAGCCTCCAGATCTGTGGGAAGAGGTTCTTGAAGCTGCACGCTGGAGTCAGGAGGGATCGTGCTGAGGCACTGCAGCTGCTGGGACGCCTGGTTTTTAGTATCACTGAGGGTGGCAAATGTCTCTGCAGCTCGGGGCAGCTCCTGACCCCTCAGGCCTCTAACACTGGACGCTGCACTGCTCTCTGTATCTGTGCTCCCCTGGCTCTGGAAGGAGAAGCAAAAACAGGAGTCTGCGTCAAACTGTGACACCAGGTAAGGTTATAGTTTAtaatgtctgtgaagattctcagtcacccaggtcatggttatccaaggagggttgaatcaagGGCAACTGAACTTGGTTGTAGATGCTTGAAGACATTTTGCCTctcaaacacaagaaaagcaatCTAGTGTATGAGGTCCAATGCAGTGAAATGCAGACGTGTATATCGGGGAAACTAAACAACCATTAAACAAACACCAACACCACCAGGTCAAGACTCAGCAGTTTACCTACACCTGAAAGATAACGGACACTCTTTTGAGGACAACAATGTACATATTTTGGATAGGGaggacagatggtttgaaagaGTGAAGGAGGTGATCTATGTCAAAGTAGAGAAACCATCCctcaacagaggaggaggtctaCAGACACCACTTATCCCTATAACCTACAGTACTGTTTCATCCCAGGAGATTAAACAACCATTTGCATTTGGCCTCATGTGACAACTCCAACAGCTGTCGTTTACACTTGGCCTCGAGTGACTCCAACAACTCTAATGACCTAATGTCCTTacagccaggagcactaacgaaccaagtggtatcaatTACCTTGATAACAACCCCATGGGggttaaatacctgggactccctgccagtcagttagaactgaagaagtAACGTCTTCAAGTATTAACAACCAAGTCCAGCTGCCCTTGATTCAGCCTCCTAGTTTACATTATCCTGTGAATTAATTCATCCACCacaggatggaaaaaaaatctttttttgcaCTTCAAAACTGCACCAGACCCATAACTGGAAACAGTTTTAATCAAGTTTGTCCAAAAGTCTAACATGCATCTGATGACACATCAAGCCTGCAACACACCAGTTACCTTAAACATGAGACCTGCACTGTCCACAGATTGGAGGCAAacatcaaaatgacaaaaagaacatcttaaatatttacatgatttaaaaagggaaaagtgggacaaaaataaacattttttagtatttataCTCTTAATTTACAGTAGTTTATAAATGTAGTAAAATTCAGAAAATAGCTAAAATAAAGCTTTTATAATTGAGACTGATTGGTGTGTAAAGTGTAATTACCTTTAAGGGGTTTTTTAACAGCAGCTCTCTCTTGATCTCTTCAATCCGCTTTCTGTCTTCTTTGTCCAACTCCAGAGGCTCACACTGCTGTCCTGAGATCTTCATCTTGATCCATTCTGCAACATTACAACATATGTTTATGCTGTTGCAGATGATCATTTATTTGTGTAAGAGAGTTTATTAGACATTATCAATATACACAGTCAATGAGTGAGCCAGGATACACTAGTTCACAGAGGCACAGGAGGGCAGTGTTGTGCATGCTTATGATCTGGATAGGGTTGTGTTTGAGGAATGAGGCAGACTCAGTTTATCTGTGTATATTTTGGGGAAAACATGATTACAGATGGACCATAAGGAAGTGAATTCTACTGCAAAAGCAGTTGGAAAACTTTATTTGGatgttttaattcttttttcACCATGAAAAGTTTTTACAGCATGTGAATCCTCTTACCTCTGGCTCTGCTCTCCTCTTGGTCAGTGACACTGGGTGTACTGGAAACCATGGTAGCTGGAGATTCATTCTGCAGTAACTTGGCCACTCTGACTGCCAGCGAGCTCTCACTGCTCCCATCGCTTATCACTCCCTGGTCAGTGTCCTCGAGGATGGGTGAGGAAGAGATACTCACTATAGGATCACCCTGTGTGgcctgtttttcctcctctggtGTGCTGGCTGTGTCTACAGGAGTAGAGGAGGACGGCTGTGTGCTCACAGCTGGTGAGGGTTTCATGACTGGTGGCTGCGGTGGGACTGCGTTGTCAGGAGGTGCAGCACTGCAGCCCTCAGGCTCTGCCCGCCGGGCTGATTTGGAGAGGTCAAGGAACGATCCTGCACCTCCACCACTGCTGTTTTGTGGCATTACGTATGTTCCTGCACCAGATGCAGTAACAACAGCCTTTGTGGGTGGGTAACCAGGTTGCCCCAGTGAGGTCATACTCTCTCGACCAATAGAGTTTTCTCTTGGTTTCTCTGAGGTTAGCATGGAGTCAGATGAGGATCTGGCCCATAGCAGGGGGGATTGAGTTCTGAGCTCTCCAGCAGTAGAGGAGGTGAACAAGGAGTTCTGGAGTCTGCCAGTTTGCTTCCTCAGTGAGAGGAATATGTCATCATCAGAAAGCAGACGGGGCACTGCAGGGGCTGAGGAGGCAACTGAAGACCCAGCAGATACCACGTTCTCTGCCTGAGAGAGAAGTTTACGGATCTCCCGCAAGGTTTTGGTGCCAACGAAAGAATCTTCCGCACTTTGCGCTATGTCACGGCTCGCTTGCAAGGGTGACTCCAAGTCTCTATCCACGCACCTCGCCTTGGTAGCTAACGAGAGGTCAGAGTCAAACCTGTCTCCCAGCTGGATGGTGTTCTGGCTGCTGGTTAAACTGCTGTCCCTCTGCTGTTGCTGGCTGGTCTGCAGTGAGGAGGAGACGGAGTCTTCATCAGACTGAGAGAAGGGCGCCAGTCTGCGGTCGCTCTGGTTAGTTACTGTATCAGATGATGAAGAAGGCCTGGTCTTCTCTGGAACCGATACAGCTGGACCGAGACTGTCCAGACTAAACGGTAAAGATATACTGGAGTCCACTGACAGAATGCTGCACCTGGAAAACTCTCCTTTAAGGGGACTGCcaactgaaaatacaaaatgagagtattttttaaaattaaccTCTGCTTCATTTTGGGtaataaaagtacatttactaatTACCAAGAGTTGATCCCTGTATCTTTATCTAGAATATTGAGCTTGTaatgaaatgtataaataaaaaaagacacctTTTGAAAAAAAGGCACCAAATTTTACATGGTGGTTggcaaaacaaaatcaaaacattgtttattttttaatcttatttctTACATGCTTCTTCAACAAATAGTAGATAAAAATAAGGCTTTGCACTTGGCCTACAATATGGTACCAGCTTTTATGATATTTAGCCTTTTGAAACTCTCCTATATCTGTGAATCTAAGCCCAACCTGAACAGCTTGATTTGGGCTGGATGGTCAaaagatgtacagtataacTTTGAGTGAAATTGGGCCCAATATTTTGGCATAAAGAAGCTCAATACTAAATTATCtgttatttttcctgttttgaagGTTGGTTTTATGGTTATTTACCTTCAGAAGGTTGAGTGCTCTTGGTTGGGGTTCCAATTGATCCTTTAATTGTACAGAGATCAGTGGGAGAGAACTCTGGCTCTCTGATGGGCCCTCTGGGCATAAACGGCGTCAAGATTGTTGAGGGCGACTGGTCAATACCAAGATTATGGAGATATAACTGCAAGAATGACAAATGAACACTACATCAGAATCAGGAATACAAGTCgcaatacatttgttttttcaccaccaacaacaaaaatgtgccTGCTGACTAAGATCAACTGTTTCAAGATTGCTCCTGAAACTGCTTAAACTACCTGTGCAATACACAATCATAGGTATTGAATCTTCAATtcctaaatatattttaaatattattttgaagAAATAGTATGGTTGTTATAaagttttttcagtttttttattacCGGAATTCGTTCTTCAATGTTCAGCTCTCGAGGCTTGGGCAGAGGTGGTGTTGTTGATAGTTTTGAGGTCCAGTAAGGGGCATAATTATCAACCTCTAGGCTGACAACAGAAGAAGCTCCAATGGAAGTTCCTAATTTAATTCCACTGTTGTAGCTATCTTGCGAACTGGAGAGCATCAAATCTGCATCAAATGAAACATCACTGAACTGGCCGAGGTTTGCGAGAGGCGATGGTTGACCTGTGGCGCTCGGCTGCTGATGGACATTGTCCTGAGTCTGACTCTTTTTTCCTGCAGTCCTCTCCGTTTGTTGATCTTTCTTGACTGACATGACAACTGTGTTGACAGAGGAGTGGGACTGTGACCTGCCAAAGGGGGAAGCAGAGGGTCGTGCTGCAGACCCAGCGTTATCCCTGTCACTGGGTGCACTGCCAACTGCCTCCCCTCTTCTTGGAGAAGAAGGGCCAGACTGAGCTGTGGAAGAACTATGAGTGAAACTTTGGTTGGCAGCACTTGAAACAGGAGGCTGATGTAAACTCCTTGCCTGCTGACTCAGGATGTGATTGAGGGTGTCAGATACTGCATCGTAGGCTTTCTTTTTAGGAGAGACGCCAGAAAATCCTTGCAGAGCCAAGCTATCAAACAGTGACGTCTTGCCTGAACTCTGATTTTCCCTCCAAGCATCTACTTTCTGCATATAGTTGAGACTTGGGAGAGAATGGACTTTTGCAGAGGTGGTTTCATCTTGACACTGATCTGCTGTGCTGGGGCAGGGGGTATCAGCCACAGGAACAGCTGGCTGTGAAGAGAGCCCTGTGCTTGATTGATATGAGCTTTCTTTGTTGGATTCTATGGCAGAAAGATGCCCTAATGTAGCCTTGACACTGGATTTGGGAGGTACTTTAAAAACCCCTGGAGTGGACTGGGACTGTGGAAGGAAACCCAGGTAGGACCCATCAATCCCTGTTTGGTTACCTGAGGACCACAGGTCTTGCGCTCTATAACCCCGTTCCACACCTGTGGAAAAAGCTCCTGTCCACGGCACGCTGCCCAGATTTGTTCTAGTCACACTTGGCTTGCCCTCAGATGTCTCCGTGGGATACGGTGTGAGAGCTTCACCAGGCGGTGTAGCACTTTTCAGTTGTTGACTTTTAGACTGAGCTTCAcggctgtttcctctctctgtctgagacAGCAGCTCTCTGTGTAACACTTCACTACTGTCATCAGGTTGAGTGCTGCGGGAACCCATGGTGATGTTACAGACCTCAGATGGCCGTGTTCGTGATTGGTCAAGtttttgtgtttgctgctgagGAAGGGAAGCTTCACCTGGAGGACCTTCTCTTCTTACGGTGCTGTGGTCAATGCTTGTTTTGCTATCTTTGATGCTTTTAGACTCTCTGCCAAAAGAGGCAGCGCTCTTCACAGAGGTCTCAGAGGTGGAGGATACAGCGCTACTACTATTGCTTGGCATGCCAACGTCTCTCTGAAGGAGGTCCAGAAGTTGCTGGGCAGGGACATCCTTTCTCAGAAAGAATGTTTCGTCTTCAGGAGCCTCTCCCACTGGCTTGTCTGAAGGGTCAGTTAGTGTCACTGAGTTCTTCTCTTTGCTACCTGCATAATCTCTTAATGATATCCCCTGCCTGTCATTAACAGTGTTAATCCGTGGGGAGTGAACCATTTCTTCTCGTCTGCCTTCATCCTGTGGTGACAAACTGAGCCGGGAGAGAGAACAGATGCTACTGGCTCCTTCTTCAGACAGGATGGTTGCTTGGGCCAAAGGATGTTGGGATAATGAGCCACGATCAGAGGCTTGAGTGGTGCAGTCCTGGGGTGGAAAGTGAAACCTCTCCGATGACATGGAAATATCAGGGTATGCCcttgaaagaataaataaaaaattgaaaCTATAAACGTCTGAACATTAAAATGACATGTAGAAATCTACATCCACAGAACCAATAATTGACTtttaattgatttctttttacCTTAAAGGAGCAAATTCCATGTCACTTTGTTGGAGTAAAGAATATTCAGTTAAATTGTGTCCCACTCCAGAGTTTATAGGCAAGAGGGAGAGCGCTGGAGACAAGTTGCTGTCCTGAAATTCTGATCATGCAAAAACGTTGAATTATATCCACAGACACTGTAAGCAGGCTTGCAACTCAGAACTCAAGTATAGATCCTTTAAACTTAATGAATGCAAACTATCACTGCTTTCGACTTCCTATAATTATGAAATCCAATGTGATGAATTATCAGAAATGTGGTTTTCCATATGTAAATAAGTATCATGAAATAATGAGACAACATTCTATTTAATAttactaaaatatattttataaaaccacaaatttccAATGACACATCTTGTTCTGCATCACCTAATCATATTCaacattataaaaacaaatgagaggGTGAAAGACAGTGTTTCATTAAATTTTCATACCTAGCTGCAAAGAGTTtcctgctggctgctgaagCTCCCAGCCGACTGTTGTCATCCTGGACTGCCTCTGGTTCTGAATGCCAGTGTGATGACTTTGAGCTCCCAGTTGGTTTATGGTTTGTCCAGCAGACTGAGTCATATCTTCATCTGCTGGCAACCGAGGAGACGTCACCACCCTCTGTGAACCGAAGCATCAAACAAAGCAGCTCACTGTTATTGTCCCCTTGTGCAATTTACAACTGCTGTGTATCcttaaatctgaaaaaaaaaaatctctggaGCCATTAGTCATGGTAAATAGTAAATAATGGAAAATATCTTGCACTCCCTACACAACCTGCTGGTCAAACAACTGAGCACCTTTAGCAAGAGACTCTGCTGTGACAAGAAAGGCTACAATAGCTCATTCATGCCAGCGGCCATCACACTTTCTGTTGGGACAAAAGGCTACTGTGTTGCTGAGGCCTCAGGTTTCTCATATAACTGGAACAAACTGCTCACCTGGACatagacatttatttattaaatgtattgatcACAAGATCTGTAAACAGAGGTGTACATTTATAGCATAAAGTATGCTGAAGTACTATTATTATTGCCACAATGTCCTTTGTATCTATTAGGTGATATCTCAACTCGATTACATAAGATACatacaatctaatgcaatccagtacaacagctTATGGCTTCTcaggttttgttgacattattttattatgtttattattgacaTTGTagtggggggtggtggtgtactggagtgtgttatattgaaaagtgttcctagtATTTTggccccctcatgtatgttactGGGGTGGATAAAATATTAGGATAAGTGTACATATATTTAATGTGCAGTTAAATTATATTCTAATATCCATAATAGACAATCTTTCATCATTCCTGCACAGCAGATAGCATTATCCACCAGTCTTGcactaatgtacagtatattactggGCACTGTGATTGTACAGTGTATATTCAATACAGCTTCTTCAATACCTCAGTTGTTTTAGTGATTTGTGACCTGGCTGCTGCAACAATTGCAATTTCCCTTTGGTATTAATACAAATCTAGTATCTAGCTCTAGGTTTCCCTTCGTTAGTGCAGTTGTGAACAATTATGCAGTTGTTCTGACTGTTGCACCTGCAGTTTGGGCAGATTATTGAGCCTTTTTGAAGCTCTGTCTGGCAGATCTCTTGAACAGCTGTCAAATGCAGCTAAAGCGAAGTCTTTGTAGGAGTGTTTGCAGTTGTTAAGTTACTTTTCTACGAGGAGTTTAGCTACATTATCTGCATATTTACACACTAATGTTATGACGCTGTCACCCATCCATTCGGAGAAATGTATAGTAAAAAAGTCAGCTACGGGCAACAGGTTACTATTAGTTTAGCGAGACACATGACTTCGCTCTGCATAATCTGCACACACAACGCTAACGTAAATTAGCAAGTGAGTACCCACCTGTCGTCCCTGCAACTAAGATTATTAACAATGCAGGCCCTATATTTTGTCTCTGACAAAGACCTTACGTTTAAAAGGAGTTACGTTTGTTAGTCAGCCGATAAATTAGCCAGTTAACAACATAGCAAAGCAGTTAGCATGTAGCTAGCTATTGGCCAACGTTAGGTGAACTTTGGCCACATTTGCTTGGTTGAGAATGACGTAAAACAAAAACGTTCTTTTCACAGCAGCAAAAAGTTATCGTTAGCAACACAAATTACCTCTGGATGCTCCATGTTGCTGTCTGTCCGCCGCAGCGAGCGCGCTTCATCCAGTTTGTATCCAAGGACCGTTGCTAGGAAATGTAGGCGAAAAAACCCCGGAAACTCACGCGGGATAGAGGGCGCGAGAGCGGATTTGAACTGAAGAAAAGATCGTCTATTGAACAGACTCTTgcttgtgtttaaaaaaaaaaaaaaaaaagctgaaactaTTCAGGTTCAATAAAGTATTTAACCACATTCTTGGGTGAACAACAATGTAATCAGCatattaataacaatattttattctatttcgataatcgattaatcattttgagtcattttttatgaagaaaatttcaaaattttgattcaagcttctcaaatgtgaatattttctggtttctttagtcttgtatggtagtaaactgaatgtctgtgggttgtggactgttggtcaggaagaaagaagacatttgaggacgtctcTTTGGGCTTTGGGGAACAGTTAtcgatatttttcaccattttctgacattttatggatcaaacaactaaataatataataataaataatcgacgaatgaatcaataatgaaaataagtgttagttgcagcccttatCATAaccatgaataaaaataaatagctacatgaatataaaatggGTGAATAAAACGAAACAAAATAAGTTTACATtcaagaagtaaaaaaaaatcaagtgtctgtttaaaattaaattactaaaattaaacattatagCATAAATTATGATAACATTAACCATGTCAGCTACCACTGGATAATATAGTTTTATAGGTTGTACTGTATTGTGATTTCTTGACTAGTGCTTTAAGCAGTTATATTGCTCTATTTTTACTCTCCAACCTACTCAAAAAATGTAGTGCAAAAGCATCCATCACAATGTTTCCCATCAGGTCTCAACTTTAAAGTAcccagaaataaaacagagttGAGCTCTTTACTTTTTGTGCCTCTCAGATTTGTCTGGTTTTGTGACGTTGCATTCATCTGTGTATGGTTTTCATGtttataaatgaatattaacctttttctttttgctgaagGGAGGGTAGTGTGACTTTTTTGGGAGAGCAGTTAAGTTTTTCTCTTTatagatttacattttatttaattctttcCATGTAagatttattgtaatttaaaaaaggttaaataGTTATCAAAATTTAGTTATTTAAATCAAAAAGATGGCTCTAGTGTGTACCATGTGTTTGGTTATAAGCAGAAGACAACAATCCTGCAGCAGGGCTTTAATTTCCTCATCAAAATAAGATTGTAGGAACAATATCAGGTTTGAGAAACAGACTGTTGTGGATTAACTTCTCTCTCTGAGTGCCTCATTTTTCTCACAGCTTCCATCACTTCCAGTTTATCCTGCATCATTCATAACAGAACACAAACCTAGAGCTAGCTAGAGCTACAATGATTAATCGAATAATCGATTGACAGAAGAATAATCTATTTTGATGTCTGATTAATCGTTTAAAACATCCCCAAATGGCAGCCTGCtctttgtgaggatttgctgctatTCTCAGTTTTATGTGATGGTAAATTCAatatatttgaattttgaactgttggtggaacaaaacaagcaatttgatgacatcatgcAACTTTATAGGAAAGTGTATCAGAcatatttgactgttttctggaattttggaaaacaaacaattaattgagagAATAATCAGCACCCTGagtggatcatttgaacatttattaaaatgaaactatGAGATACGTGTGGTGGCAAATAAATGAacttttggaaaacaaaaatcGTTCAGAGGCGAAATCGTCAAAAAAGTATAAAGTCTTTACTGAATTGACAAGTGGCAAAGACCTTGAATTATTCTGCGCAGAGCAAATAACACTGTCAGGCAATACAGTGTCAGTGATATGAACACATCTCCTGATCCCTCTTACATCTCTCATTGGCTTTCATTGTTGTCACAGTTAACTCCCCATAACTATCACCACCACTGGTCATAATAATATAAAGAGTAGCTCACAGGTTTATTTACTTTGTCTGTTTATGCTTGTCAGACTTCTGATTTTGTCTGGTGGTGGGGGTGGCCTGACCCTACAAAGGACGAACTCGCCTCCTGTGTCATGTCAGCTTAACAGTTTCAAAAACAGGAGAGGCTTTATGAGCTTTAAACGACATCTATAGAGCAATCAAAGAAAGAACATATATCTAGTACATTAAGAATACATGAGTATATATGTGCTTAAAGAATATATGTATGCTTAGAGAGTATATATGTATTACATCATAACTCTTCAGTTTTCCACAacagaagtttagagggaaaaatcactatttggtggagctgttaacaactcatagacatctgaaatgtgaccccgactacacactgctttatgtaagacgtcaaaagacaaaaaggttggaaaccactggtttcatctttaacaatgtgttgtattttaaaagtttgttatattatccattgtgtcaaatcttcatctgaaaagtaacttaagctgtcagataaatgtagtggagtagaaaaagtacaatatttccctctgaaatgtagtggaatgtaattataaagtagcatcaaatataaatactcaaagtacaagtaccttacaACAGTATTAATTGAGTgaatgtactttgttactttccaccaaGGTACAGGTATATCTAGGAATATGAAGTATGGTGAaagttattcattttttatccTGTGGAAAGCTGTGATATGCACGGTAGCGTCAAAGCTACCAAAAAcaatggaggaagaggaagctcATAGGCGGGTTTTTAGCCTGAAACATCTgagtcagagcaggaaaatATCCACAGATtggaggaagagatgaaggGACGATGGTTTTACAGAGTTCAAAGGAAAGTGGCAGAAATGAGGTGAGTGGGAAGGAACAGGAGACAATAATATCAAAACTAAGATTTGGACACAGTGGAATAAACAGCACACTATtaaaaataactaaacattATACAAGCAGATGTGAATACTGTGattgatgttacactgtcagaaATATGAGGAGGAAAGAAGGCATTTGATTCAAAACCTCAGAAAGATAAAAGTACACTTTGATCTGATAGATATTCTACAAAAAGACTCAAGAATTGTTGTCGAATCCTATTTCAGTATCTTAGACTAACTAATTTGATAAATTATaagtttttttccctttatttttGATGGATATTGTAAATATTAGACATTCTGATCCACACTCCATACCAGTtggtggcggtaatgcgccGATTCATTCAACCGCCAACAAACCTCAAAgaggaagaacaagaagaaaaaaaagaagaagtagaagaagaaaagccaCAGCTCAAAGACGGAAAGAAGGAAATAGTCGTCGCACTTGACTGTAAAAATTATCTGTAAAAAAGATCGGAGCACATAACGTCAAACACAACAGAAGGACAGCAGTAGAAGGAAATAAGTTAACACGATGCCGAAAAAGAGAGACCTTGTGAAAGGTAAGAGAGAAGCAGTGGATGGCAGTTGATCATTACGTAGCTTATTCGTTGCTAAGTTTCAGGTAGAGAGAATTTGACCTGCATTATTTCGGCAAATGTTTAGCTAGTTAGCTCAGTAGCTAACAGGAGCTAACGTGGTGACGTTTGACGAGCACCAGCATTAGTGTCCGAAGTTACTCTAATCACCTCGACTACAGACTTTGAACATTACTCTGTGATGTTTGTGATGAAGTCCTGTGTTtgatcattcattttttaatagtACACATTTTTCTACCTTTCAGCTGGAGCTCCAGTCAGATTCAGAGAAAACTCGAGAATAATGCGCGCACACGTGAGTATGATTCAATGtgtggcaaacacacacactgtgttatGGTTGTGCCATAACGAGTTTTTCCAGTTACCGGTGTTCTGCGGGTAAAATGATAGCAGCTTCATA
This window harbors:
- the alms1 gene encoding serine-rich adhesin for platelets, which translates into the protein MEHPERVVTSPRLPADEDMTQSAGQTINQLGAQSHHTGIQNQRQSRMTTVGWELQQPAGNSLQLEFQDSNLSPALSLLPINSGVGHNLTEYSLLQQSDMEFAPLRAYPDISMSSERFHFPPQDCTTQASDRGSLSQHPLAQATILSEEGASSICSLSRLSLSPQDEGRREEMVHSPRINTVNDRQGISLRDYAGSKEKNSVTLTDPSDKPVGEAPEDETFFLRKDVPAQQLLDLLQRDVGMPSNSSSAVSSTSETSVKSAASFGRESKSIKDSKTSIDHSTVRREGPPGEASLPQQQTQKLDQSRTRPSEVCNITMGSRSTQPDDSSEVLHRELLSQTERGNSREAQSKSQQLKSATPPGEALTPYPTETSEGKPSVTRTNLGSVPWTGAFSTGVERGYRAQDLWSSGNQTGIDGSYLGFLPQSQSTPGVFKVPPKSSVKATLGHLSAIESNKESSYQSSTGLSSQPAVPVADTPCPSTADQCQDETTSAKVHSLPSLNYMQKVDAWRENQSSGKTSLFDSLALQGFSGVSPKKKAYDAVSDTLNHILSQQARSLHQPPVSSAANQSFTHSSSTAQSGPSSPRRGEAVGSAPSDRDNAGSAARPSASPFGRSQSHSSVNTVVMSVKKDQQTERTAGKKSQTQDNVHQQPSATGQPSPLANLGQFSDVSFDADLMLSSSQDSYNSGIKLGTSIGASSVVSLEVDNYAPYWTSKLSTTPPLPKPRELNIEERIPLYLHNLGIDQSPSTILTPFMPRGPIREPEFSPTDLCTIKGSIGTPTKSTQPSEVGSPLKGEFSRCSILSVDSSISLPFSLDSLGPAVSVPEKTRPSSSSDTVTNQSDRRLAPFSQSDEDSVSSSLQTSQQQQRDSSLTSSQNTIQLGDRFDSDLSLATKARCVDRDLESPLQASRDIAQSAEDSFVGTKTLREIRKLLSQAENVVSAGSSVASSAPAVPRLLSDDDIFLSLRKQTGRLQNSLFTSSTAGELRTQSPLLWARSSSDSMLTSEKPRENSIGRESMTSLGQPGYPPTKAVVTASGAGTYVMPQNSSGGGAGSFLDLSKSARRAEPEGCSAAPPDNAVPPQPPVMKPSPAVSTQPSSSTPVDTASTPEEEKQATQGDPIVSISSSPILEDTDQGVISDGSSESSLAVRVAKLLQNESPATMVSSTPSVTDQEESRAREWIKMKISGQQCEPLELDKEDRKRIEEIKRELLLKNPLKSQGSTDTESSAASSVRGLRGQELPRAAETFATLSDTKNQASQQLQCLSTIPPDSSVQLQEPLPTDLEARVREIAAREGVTLPRTNAQALTSITIATRRRSTSPSSSASPVPPLSPAPDPLHLNELSTETVEHPADRKFPPTLDEADKTTRVPASVFEPSSSLYTRKQNLIPQSAPGNQRRQDAVGGQYEEPPPSLQGLDREDVNVRDDNTPSFKQDDELSIQDSSVSGVGAEQATVLPTVESQARTGHISHVHLTLSPKTTDHSVATAVSSSHANNAGPGLPRKEFVPLRHSSSATTSPDEGVGLCSPPEWYEIREPMGPRRPERADTSTLFKPVESHRRMTSTSTQSFMARHRDEASPVSLTTETPAVPVLLPYKPRGSEELFYVPQTEADVSATDPSDTTMESSHTGSDDALPPHFSSEVLGHQDPGLDRGVTIRHTEGIYSKRLKTATFKMQEPRHRDGSSQTSMTGAPEPSSHVSVASTRVPLSSNQVASSTKRDQGTSPVQFQFHYNHPETSGETFQAAHVELDHSKMSRHRSQRSVPQTGAERDQERRDPDLRQQSSSTLDQLWHSFCEWRNVEESRPTSDREASLLERLERLSRLIHSTRVTNMSGLQMEAYRHPEQTQGWRGEEATLTRKEKRQEVKRGLHGEAREMEGKASRNVPHQVWTHRQQEEETSQPAEEDSSASFTSSYSQSQHLCPADRDESETLSTMSGSMSTVDTARLIRAFGAHRVQHLKMSSGLSKLYNTINKQKEGREQRRGRNKNPPHVITLTNGTDESTVAADSSSSTSTYTFPSHHGPSRTLPAKKTIKLVSKGIQAGDLEIISNGTRRHTRDVGTTFPSPGEARALRQISSSSSSAERGRRGQRSTSKTPGSRKQTKTKRSPSKLYPEGVSWFISADDVRADARKENRPEEEESAWRPSTAWFEPHNRIYPWREPLRQRQVDEDRNKPPAFTHQTESDPDPASKITSSGLTGITLQEALKMRRPEFISRSAQRVKCLTLQVEERKLQTVFSRERDELFNWPGAQERLPKPAGTALIRRAVPRKEMIQRSKQIYENLPEVQRRKEEERRKAEYQTYRLNAQLYNKRITNRVLGRRTAWH